Proteins encoded within one genomic window of Methanosarcina barkeri str. Wiesmoor:
- the pheT gene encoding phenylalanine--tRNA ligase subunit beta yields MPVITLQYDDLEKLTGTDKETIIKRAPMIGADIERVEEESIDIEFFPDRPDLYSVEGAARAMRGFLDLETGLSKYEIKPPKVSISVSEKILRIRPFLGCAVVRGIKFTSSSIKSLMDLQEDLHWGLGRNRKKVSIGVHDLSNVKPPFRYMAVDPGFKFVPLDYTEKMSMTEILEKHPKGTRFAHLVRGFKKYPIILDSDDNVLSFPPIINGTLTSVTESTTDLFIDVTGLGEAVYTALNIVVTALAERGGQIEFVKVVRPDSGELILPDLEPKTRFLTKTEVRDLLGMELSIEEIVKQLERMRFGAKALDEETIEVKVPAYRADILHNYDLVEDIAKGYGYENIKVKIPETYTPGKSHPISLLRAPVNEIMVGLGYYEVMPFTLTSEKINFENMRRQKTDDVTYVLHPISEDQTMIRTTLLPNLLEILALNQHRELPQKIFEFGEVVNNEITGQHVAAVSIHPQANFTEIYEVVDALMREMMLPYEVKESEDPAFLEGRRADVYVNGKKLGVFGEFHPEVINNFALGYAVVGFELDLNDLIGQS; encoded by the coding sequence ATGCCAGTAATTACCTTACAGTACGACGACCTTGAAAAACTCACAGGAACCGATAAGGAAACCATTATAAAAAGAGCGCCCATGATAGGGGCCGATATCGAAAGAGTTGAAGAGGAATCTATAGATATCGAGTTCTTCCCTGACAGGCCTGACCTTTACAGTGTGGAAGGAGCAGCCAGGGCAATGAGGGGTTTCCTGGATCTTGAGACCGGACTGTCAAAGTATGAGATAAAGCCTCCAAAGGTTTCGATCTCGGTCAGCGAGAAGATCCTTAGAATCAGGCCTTTTCTTGGGTGTGCGGTTGTAAGGGGCATAAAATTCACATCCTCGTCCATAAAATCCCTTATGGATCTTCAGGAAGATCTGCACTGGGGGCTTGGAAGAAACAGGAAAAAAGTGTCTATAGGCGTGCACGACCTCTCAAACGTCAAGCCGCCTTTCAGGTATATGGCCGTTGACCCCGGTTTCAAGTTCGTGCCCCTGGACTACACCGAAAAAATGAGCATGACCGAAATCCTGGAAAAGCACCCAAAAGGCACAAGGTTTGCCCATCTTGTCAGGGGCTTTAAGAAATATCCAATAATTCTGGACTCAGACGATAATGTGCTGTCCTTCCCGCCTATTATTAACGGGACACTTACAAGTGTGACCGAGAGCACAACCGACCTCTTTATCGATGTTACTGGACTTGGAGAAGCCGTTTATACCGCCCTGAACATTGTTGTTACTGCCCTTGCGGAAAGAGGTGGTCAGATCGAATTCGTAAAGGTTGTCAGGCCCGACTCTGGAGAACTTATCCTGCCTGACCTTGAACCGAAAACCAGGTTCCTTACAAAGACTGAAGTAAGGGACCTTCTAGGCATGGAACTCTCCATAGAAGAAATCGTTAAACAGCTTGAGAGAATGCGCTTTGGAGCAAAAGCCCTTGACGAAGAAACCATCGAGGTAAAAGTCCCGGCTTACAGGGCCGATATTCTTCATAACTACGACCTTGTAGAAGATATTGCCAAAGGTTATGGATATGAAAATATCAAAGTAAAGATTCCTGAAACCTATACCCCAGGAAAGTCTCACCCGATTTCCCTGCTTCGCGCTCCCGTAAACGAGATAATGGTAGGGCTTGGCTACTATGAGGTCATGCCGTTTACACTTACCAGCGAAAAAATTAACTTCGAGAACATGCGCAGGCAAAAAACGGATGATGTTACCTATGTGCTTCACCCGATCAGCGAAGACCAGACAATGATCAGGACAACCCTGCTTCCGAACCTCCTTGAGATTCTTGCTTTAAATCAGCACAGGGAATTACCTCAGAAGATTTTCGAGTTCGGCGAGGTCGTAAATAACGAAATAACCGGCCAGCACGTAGCTGCAGTCTCGATTCACCCGCAGGCCAACTTTACCGAGATCTATGAGGTTGTAGATGCTCTGATGAGGGAAATGATGCTTCCCTACGAGGTAAAAGAGTCCGAAGATCCCGCATTCCTCGAAGGCAGGCGGGCTGACGTTTATGTCAATGGCAAAAAACTCGGAGTCTTTGGAGAATTCCATCCTGAGGTCATAAACAATTTTGCCCTTGGATACGCAGTTGTCGGGTTTGAACTTGACCTCAATGACCTTATTGGTCAAAGTTAA
- a CDS encoding cell surface protein, whose translation MKTRSELCSIVVALFLLPFTCATASADMAQGIETQITTDESDQGSTQIYGDKIVYEDLRNGNYDIYMYDISTSTETRITTNESAQSGPVIYGNRIVWYDARNGNGDIYMYDLSTSTETPVITDKSEQGGSFIYEDRIVYQDSRNGNLDIYMYNISTKVETQITTNKADQWDPVIYGDWIVWTDSRNGNYDTYMYDLSTKKETKISNESRVVNLGRSNIYADRVVWTGADSTGLIDIYMYNITTSEEIRITTGNYGSGWSPNIYGDRIVWMDGRNGNQDIYMYDLSTKKETQITTNESFQGWPAMYGGRIVWSDNRNGNSDIYMFTLDSGELKPPEIEGTQTQITTNNSSQSSPDIYGERIVWQDDRNGYYDAYVYEPNWDIYMYDLSTSTESQVTSNESNQSGPAIYEDKIVWTDDRNGNYDVYMYNISTFTETQITTNESNQSMPAIYGDRIVWTDDRNGNQDIYMYDLSTSTETQITTNESNKRGPAIYGDRIVWTDERNRYEEDYIVNIYMYNLSTSTETHIAGDGGFREYGPVIYGDRVVYMSEGAGDFVWTYDLSTSELTFIDFDAWSPDIYGNRIVWMSGMLISDVYMYDFSTSRKIQITSDDTVHKGAPAIYGNRIVWEDDRNENTDIYMFTLASAELTPLERTKALRNYVENTYECHVGTEKALNELLGTAECFYEMSEDAKAVSMIKSFIHLVEKMKVCKQISASEADYMVKEANGIID comes from the coding sequence ATGAAAACCAGAAGCGAGCTGTGTTCAATAGTTGTAGCTTTATTCCTTTTGCCTTTCACTTGTGCAACCGCATCAGCAGATATGGCACAGGGCATTGAAACTCAGATAACCACCGATGAATCCGATCAGGGAAGTACCCAGATCTATGGTGACAAAATAGTGTATGAAGATTTGCGCAATGGAAACTACGATATCTATATGTATGATATCTCCACGTCCACCGAAACCCGGATTACTACCAATGAATCAGCTCAGTCGGGACCTGTTATCTACGGAAACAGAATAGTGTGGTATGATGCACGTAATGGAAATGGTGACATCTACATGTACGACCTCTCCACCTCTACCGAAACTCCGGTAATCACCGATAAATCCGAACAGGGAGGCTCTTTTATCTATGAAGACAGGATAGTATACCAGGATTCGCGCAACGGAAACCTTGATATCTACATGTACAATATTTCCACGAAAGTGGAAACTCAGATTACCACAAACAAAGCCGATCAGTGGGATCCTGTTATTTATGGGGACTGGATAGTGTGGACCGATTCCCGTAATGGAAACTATGATACTTACATGTACGATCTCTCAACTAAAAAGGAAACTAAGATATCCAACGAATCACGAGTTGTGAATTTAGGGCGATCTAATATATATGCGGATAGAGTCGTATGGACAGGTGCAGATTCCACAGGACTCATTGATATTTACATGTATAATATCACCACCTCCGAAGAAATCCGGATAACTACAGGAAATTATGGTTCAGGCTGGTCTCCTAATATATATGGGGACAGAATAGTCTGGATGGATGGACGGAATGGAAACCAGGATATCTACATGTACGATCTTTCCACTAAGAAAGAAACTCAGATTACCACCAATGAATCTTTTCAGGGGTGGCCTGCAATGTACGGTGGCCGAATTGTCTGGAGTGACAACCGTAACGGAAACAGTGACATCTATATGTTTACTCTTGACTCTGGTGAGTTAAAGCCTCCTGAGATAGAGGGTACGCAAACTCAGATCACTACCAATAACTCAAGCCAATCGAGTCCCGATATCTATGGCGAACGAATTGTATGGCAGGATGATCGCAATGGATATTATGATGCCTATGTTTACGAACCGAACTGGGATATCTACATGTACGACCTTTCCACTTCCACCGAGTCACAGGTTACCTCCAATGAATCGAACCAGAGCGGTCCTGCTATTTACGAGGACAAGATCGTTTGGACGGATGACAGGAACGGTAACTACGATGTTTACATGTATAATATATCCACTTTCACAGAAACTCAGATAACTACCAATGAATCTAACCAGAGTATGCCTGCTATTTATGGAGACAGGATAGTCTGGACAGATGACAGGAATGGAAACCAGGATATCTACATGTACGACCTCTCCACTTCCACAGAAACCCAGATAACCACTAACGAATCAAACAAGAGGGGACCTGCGATTTACGGGGACAGGATAGTCTGGACAGATGAGCGGAATAGATATGAGGAGGACTACATTGTCAACATCTATATGTATAACCTTTCTACTTCCACGGAAACTCATATCGCAGGAGATGGAGGTTTTCGTGAGTATGGTCCTGTTATCTACGGGGATAGGGTAGTGTATATGAGTGAAGGAGCAGGCGATTTTGTCTGGACATATGATCTTTCCACTTCAGAACTAACTTTCATCGACTTCGATGCGTGGAGCCCGGACATCTACGGAAACAGAATAGTGTGGATGTCTGGAATGTTAATCTCAGACGTCTACATGTATGACTTCTCTACTTCCAGGAAAATTCAAATAACCAGCGATGACACAGTTCATAAAGGGGCTCCAGCTATCTACGGGAACAGGATAGTGTGGGAGGATGACCGCAATGAAAACACGGATATCTACATGTTTACTCTTGCTTCTGCTGAGTTAACGCCTCTGGAAAGAACGAAGGCTCTAAGGAACTATGTAGAAAATACTTATGAGTGCCATGTGGGAACAGAAAAAGCTCTTAATGAGCTTCTTGGTACAGCAGAATGTTTCTATGAAATGAGTGAGGATGCAAAAGCCGTTTCCATGATTAAGTCCTTTATTCATCTCGTTGAAAAAATGAAGGTATGCAAACAGATTTCTGCTTCTGAAGCTGATTATATGGTTAAGGAAGCAAATGGGATTATTGACTAG